The region GGGTATGGAAAACAGAATGGCGCGCATCATCCAGCCGTCGGACGGGCGTTGCGTGATGTTGGCCGTGGACCACGGCTATTTTCTCGGTCCGACGAGCGGACTGGAGCAGCCGCGGGAGACCATCGAGCCGCTGCTGCCCCACGCGGACGCCATCATGCTCACCCGCGGCGTGCTGCGGACCGCGGTGGACGCCAACATGCAGGCGCCGGTGGTGCTGCGGGTGTCCGGCGGCACCAGCATCCTGAAGGAACTGTCCAACGAGGACATCACCGTGTCCATCGAGGACGCCATCCGGCTCAACGTCTCGGCCATGGCGCTGTCGATCTTCGTGGGCTCGGAGTTCGAGAAGGAGACCCTGGTGAGCCTGGCCAAGCTGGTGGACGAGGGCG is a window of Deltaproteobacteria bacterium DNA encoding:
- a CDS encoding 3-hydroxy-5-phosphonooxypentane-2,4-dione thiolase LsrF (involved in autoinducer 2 transport and processing): MHWGMENRMARIIQPSDGRCVMLAVDHGYFLGPTSGLEQPRETIEPLLPHADAIMLTRGVLRTAVDANMQAPVVLRVSGGTSILKELSNEDITVSIEDAIRLNVSAMALSIFVGSEFEKETLVSLAKLVDEG